One genomic window of Caenorhabditis elegans chromosome I includes the following:
- the snrp-40.2 gene encoding WD_REPEATS_REGION domain-containing protein (Confirmed by transcript evidence), which yields MAMVIPARNQMASQFLELPKRTSSLMAPTMVLQGHGGEIYTSQFSSDGSFLASAGYDQQIFLWNVFGECENFAVLKGHKGAIMEVKFNADSSHLVSAGTDKTVRVWDMETGSCIRNFKSHTDIVNSVDVNRRGPQMICSASDDGTVMVHDMRSKEAAKKFICKYQQTAVTFNDAADNVICGGIDNQIKVWDMLRNDVRYVLSGHRDTITSLSVSHNGNFLLSNSMDCSLMSWDIRPFVPAQRLVARYQGASHNFEKNLLKCGWSPRDNYITAGSADRFVYVWNAKSRACVYKLPGHLGSVNCTALHPTQQILLSAGSDKTIFLGELDLEDY from the exons ATGGCGATGGTAATCCCAGCTCGCAATCAAATGGCTTCACAATTTTTAGAGTTACCCAAAAGGACTTCAAGCTTGATg gctCCAACAATGGTTCTTCAAGGACACGGAGGAGAGATTTACACGTCCCAATTCAGTTCGGATGGAAGTTTTCTTGCTAGTGCCGGATATGATCAacag atCTTCCTGTGGAATGTGTTTGGCGAATGTGAGAATTTTGCAGTTCTCAAAGGGCACAAAGGAGCCATTATGGAAGTGAAATTCAACGCGGATTCGAG tcatctTGTATCTGCTGGAACCGATAAAACCGTTCGTGTCTGGGATATGGAAACCGGTTCGTGTATTCGAAACTTCAAATCTCATACCGATATTGTCAATTCGGTTGATGTGAATCGTCGAGGTCCTCAAATGATTTGCTCAGCGTCGGATGATGGAACTGTCATG gttcacGATATGCGGAGCAAGGAAGCGGCGAAAAAGTTTATCTGCAAATACCAACAGACGGCTGTCACGTTCAACGATGCCGCGGATAATGTTATTTGTGGAGGAATTGACAATCAgattaag gtctGGGACATGCTCCGAAATGACGTCAGATATGTGCTCTCCGGACACCGCGATACGATCACTTCTCTTTCTGTCAGTCATAATGGAAACTTTTTGCTTTCCAACTCGATGGATTGTTCTT tgatgaGTTGGGATATTCGACCATTTGTTCCTGCTCAGAGGCTCGTTGCCAGATATCAAGGAGCTTcgcataattttgaaaag AATCTTTTGAAATGCGGCTGGTCTCCACGCGACAACTACATCACCGCCGGCTCTGCGGATCGTTTCGTCTATGTTTGGAATGCAAAATCGCGTGCATGTGTCTATAAACTTCCTGGACATCTTGGTTCCGTCAACTGCACTGCTCTTCATCCAACTCAACAGattc